Proteins from a genomic interval of Brienomyrus brachyistius isolate T26 unplaced genomic scaffold, BBRACH_0.4 scaffold99, whole genome shotgun sequence:
- the LOC125727491 gene encoding kelch-like protein 10 isoform X2, giving the protein MFSLTCVYDDDESPLSDFENPPIRPRLPSDVLLAVGGWNMGTTNCIDAYDTRADRWVDITQEEQSNLAGHGTVYHNGFVYCIGGFDGQHFINSVRRYDPITREWQQMAPMHWHRCNVSVVVLDGFIYAMGGHIVFRPLNKVERYNPVTNEWTQIEPMNERRSDASATTLNGKIYICGGHSGTESLSTVECFDPLTNEWSLITPMSTPRHSLGVTAYKGKIYAVRGMPPQQAPTTLRPQLQSAASTTEAWNKAHSDSMSPASSRTWEKLCWRSELNLLLTLHT; this is encoded by the exons atgttctcattgacttgtgtatatgatgatgatgaaagtcCACTCTCTGACTTTGAGAACCCGCCGATCCGCCCACGCTTGCCCTCTGACGTTTTGCTGGCTGTCGGTGGATGGAACATGGGCACTACTAACTGCATTGATGCGTATGACACacgggccgaccgctgggtggatatcacgcaggaggagcagagcaaCCTAGCTGGTCATGGCACGGTGTACCATAATGgatttgtgtactgcattggGGGGTTTGATGGCCAACACTTCATTAATTCCGTGCGCAGATATGACCCGATAACACGAGAATGGCAGCAGATGGCCCCCATGCACTGGCATCGCTGTAATGTTAGTGTGGTTGTGCTCGATGGGTTCATCTACGCCATGGGTGGCCATATTGTTTTCAGGCCCCTCAATAAAGTAGAGCGGTACAACCCAGTAACCAACGAATGGACCCAGATCGAGCCCATGAATGAGAGGAGAAgcgatgccagtgccaccaccctgaatggcaag ATATACATCTGTGGGGGCCACAGTGGAACAGAGAGCCTTTCTACAGTGGAGTGCTTTGACCCACTCACTAACGAATGGAGCTTGATCACTCCAATGAGCACTCCCCGTCACAGCCTTGGAGTCACGGCGTATAAAGGGAAgatctatgcg GTTCGGGGAATGCCGCCacaacaggcaccgaccaccttacgaccacagctccagtcagccgcctccacaacggaggcatggaacaaggcccattcggactcaatgtcccctgcgtcctccaggacatgggagaagctctgctggaggtcggagttgaatcttctcctgacattgcatacttaa
- the LOC125727491 gene encoding kelch-like protein 10 isoform X1 has protein sequence MFSLTCVYDDDESPLSDFENPPIRPRLPSDVLLAVGGWNMGTTNCIDAYDTRADRWVDITQEEQSNLAGHGTVYHNGFVYCIGGFDGQHFINSVRRYDPITREWQQMAPMHWHRCNVSVVVLDGFIYAMGGHIVFRPLNKVERYNPVTNEWTQIEPMNERRSDASATTLNGKIYICGGHSGTESLSTVECFDPLTNEWSLITPMSTPRHSLGVTAYKGKIYAVGGINRSDHLQTMEVYDPTTNRWHAVAPMSTPRSEFGIAVVDDLLFVMGGHDGFRVTNKVECYDAGTGSWYRAQDMSRARKHFSCCVVPAHPRIIQYASPR, from the exons atgttctcattgacttgtgtatatgatgatgatgaaagtcCACTCTCTGACTTTGAGAACCCGCCGATCCGCCCACGCTTGCCCTCTGACGTTTTGCTGGCTGTCGGTGGATGGAACATGGGCACTACTAACTGCATTGATGCGTATGACACacgggccgaccgctgggtggatatcacgcaggaggagcagagcaaCCTAGCTGGTCATGGCACGGTGTACCATAATGgatttgtgtactgcattggGGGGTTTGATGGCCAACACTTCATTAATTCCGTGCGCAGATATGACCCGATAACACGAGAATGGCAGCAGATGGCCCCCATGCACTGGCATCGCTGTAATGTTAGTGTGGTTGTGCTCGATGGGTTCATCTACGCCATGGGTGGCCATATTGTTTTCAGGCCCCTCAATAAAGTAGAGCGGTACAACCCAGTAACCAACGAATGGACCCAGATCGAGCCCATGAATGAGAGGAGAAgcgatgccagtgccaccaccctgaatggcaag ATATACATCTGTGGGGGCCACAGTGGAACAGAGAGCCTTTCTACAGTGGAGTGCTTTGACCCACTCACTAACGAATGGAGCTTGATCACTCCAATGAGCACTCCCCGTCACAGCCTTGGAGTCACGGCGTATAAAGGGAAgatctatgcg gtgggcggtatcaacaggtctgatcacctgcagaccatggaggtctatgaccctaccacaaaccgctggcatgctgtggcccccatgtcTACACCACGCAGTGAatttggcatcgcagtggtggacgaccTCCTGTTTGTGATGGGCGGCCACGATGGGTTTAGGGTAACAAACAAGGTGGAGTGTTAtgatgcggggacaggcagctggtatcgtgcgcaggacatgagcagagccagaaaacacttcagctgctgcgtagtgcctgcgcacccccgcatcaTACAATACGCTTCACCTCGTTAG
- the LOC125727491 gene encoding kelch-like protein 10 isoform X4: protein MSEKRMWCFTPSSGGSSTSLPPERPTFQFCCPRPLNKVERYNPVTNEWTQIEPMNERRSDASATTLNGKIYICGGHSGTESLSTVECFDPLTNEWSLITPMSTPRHSLGVTAYKGKIYAVGGINRSDHLQTMEVYDPTTNRWHAVAPMSTPRSEFGIAVVDDLLFVMGGHDGFRVTNKVECYDAGTGSWYRAQDMSRARKHFSCCVVPAHPRIIQYASPR, encoded by the exons atgtcagagaagaggatgtggtgtttcacgccatcctccggtggatcgagcacgagcctgccacccgagaggcccacatttcagttctgttgcccaag GCCCCTCAATAAAGTAGAGCGGTACAACCCAGTAACCAACGAATGGACCCAGATCGAGCCCATGAATGAGAGGAGAAgcgatgccagtgccaccaccctgaatggcaag ATATACATCTGTGGGGGCCACAGTGGAACAGAGAGCCTTTCTACAGTGGAGTGCTTTGACCCACTCACTAACGAATGGAGCTTGATCACTCCAATGAGCACTCCCCGTCACAGCCTTGGAGTCACGGCGTATAAAGGGAAgatctatgcg gtgggcggtatcaacaggtctgatcacctgcagaccatggaggtctatgaccctaccacaaaccgctggcatgctgtggcccccatgtcTACACCACGCAGTGAatttggcatcgcagtggtggacgaccTCCTGTTTGTGATGGGCGGCCACGATGGGTTTAGGGTAACAAACAAGGTGGAGTGTTAtgatgcggggacaggcagctggtatcgtgcgcaggacatgagcagagccagaaaacacttcagctgctgcgtagtgcctgcgcacccccgcatcaTACAATACGCTTCACCTCGTTAG
- the LOC125727491 gene encoding kelch-like protein 10 isoform X3, which yields MSEKRMWCFTPSSGGSSTSLPPERPTFQFCCPRYDPITREWQQMAPMHWHRCNVSVVVLDGFIYAMGGHIVFRPLNKVERYNPVTNEWTQIEPMNERRSDASATTLNGKIYICGGHSGTESLSTVECFDPLTNEWSLITPMSTPRHSLGVTAYKGKIYAVGGINRSDHLQTMEVYDPTTNRWHAVAPMSTPRSEFGIAVVDDLLFVMGGHDGFRVTNKVECYDAGTGSWYRAQDMSRARKHFSCCVVPAHPRIIQYASPR from the exons atgtcagagaagaggatgtggtgtttcacgccatcctccggtggatcgagcacgagcctgccacccgagaggcccacatttcagttctgttgcccaag ATATGACCCGATAACACGAGAATGGCAGCAGATGGCCCCCATGCACTGGCATCGCTGTAATGTTAGTGTGGTTGTGCTCGATGGGTTCATCTACGCCATGGGTGGCCATATTGTTTTCAGGCCCCTCAATAAAGTAGAGCGGTACAACCCAGTAACCAACGAATGGACCCAGATCGAGCCCATGAATGAGAGGAGAAgcgatgccagtgccaccaccctgaatggcaag ATATACATCTGTGGGGGCCACAGTGGAACAGAGAGCCTTTCTACAGTGGAGTGCTTTGACCCACTCACTAACGAATGGAGCTTGATCACTCCAATGAGCACTCCCCGTCACAGCCTTGGAGTCACGGCGTATAAAGGGAAgatctatgcg gtgggcggtatcaacaggtctgatcacctgcagaccatggaggtctatgaccctaccacaaaccgctggcatgctgtggcccccatgtcTACACCACGCAGTGAatttggcatcgcagtggtggacgaccTCCTGTTTGTGATGGGCGGCCACGATGGGTTTAGGGTAACAAACAAGGTGGAGTGTTAtgatgcggggacaggcagctggtatcgtgcgcaggacatgagcagagccagaaaacacttcagctgctgcgtagtgcctgcgcacccccgcatcaTACAATACGCTTCACCTCGTTAG